In the genome of Hippoglossus hippoglossus isolate fHipHip1 chromosome 4, fHipHip1.pri, whole genome shotgun sequence, one region contains:
- the pdcb gene encoding phosducin b, which yields MTDRMSDLDANVTHTGPKGVINDWRRFKLESMDQDNLPPAKRELLRQMSSPHKASDDTRSNVNRKMSVQEYELLKEEDEGCLKKYRRRCMQEMHDKLSFGPRFEGVHDLDSGEAFLEVIEKEHHTTVVVVHIYKVGVKGCEELNNCLDCLATEYPTVKFCRIDAVSSGAAERFSDEVLPTLLVYKAGELLGNFLACMQHLSEEFFATDVEAFLNSYGLLPEKEMPGAEDEEENDVE from the exons ATGACTGACAGGATGAGTGATTTGGATGCGAACGTGACCCACACAG GTCCGAAAGGAGTCATCAATGACTGGAGGAGGTTTAAGCTGGAAAGTATGGACCAGGACAACTTGCCACCTGCAAAAAGGGAACTGCTCAGACAGATGTCTTCTCCTCACAAGGCAAGCGACGACACCAGATCAAATGTCAACCGCAAG ATGAGTGTCCAAGAGTACGAGCTGCttaaggaggaggatgaaggctGTCTAAAGAAATACAGACGGAGGTGCATGCAGGAGATGCACGATAAGCTCAGCTTTGGGCCCAGGTTTGAAGGTGTGCACGACCTGGACAGTGGAGAGGCCTTCCTAGAGGTCATCGAAAAGGAGCATCACACTACAGTGGTGGTTGTCCACATCTACAAGGTCGGGGTCAAAGGTTGTGAGGAGCTCAACAACTGCCTCGACTGCCTGGCCACCGAGTACCCCACTGTGAAGTTCTGCAGGATCGATGCTGTTTCGTCCGGTGCTGCCGAGCGGTTCTCAGACGAGGTTTTGCCTACCCTGCTGGTTTACAAGGCGGGAGAACTACTGGGGAACTTCCTGGCCTGCATGCAGCACCTAAGCGAGGAGTTCTTCGCCACTGATGTGGAGGCTTTCCTCAACAGCTATGGCCTGTTGCCAGAGAAAGAGATGCCTGGTgcggaagatgaagaggaaaacgATGTTGAATAA